GACACATGAGTATAGGCCGATTGAGTTGTAAAATAGTAAAACGAAATATTTACAACCAATCAAGaatttgatataataaaatctaTCAATAGTAATATATACTAATATGCCCCGTTCTAAACCACTcctattttatttacatatcgATTGACCTTTTGCAGCAGgcctgaaataattcatttattctttaACCAATAATATAAATGAGCTaatgttgattttttattcgattttttggTGCATGCTTACTATCAAGTCTTACCGTCAAGACACCGTATGAGATCACGACTGAAATTCACCCCCTCTGAAGAACGATACAGGATTGAATAAATAGGAATGGAAAATCTGATCACGATTTTTCAGTTCAAATCATCCCCTGTAAGTGCGAGTGTTGTAAAATTGGCGATGGGTTCGAGATTTTGCTACCGTCAGACTTCATGGAAATACAGAAGTGACCTTTAGGCTTCGGGGTCTCTTTCCCTATCCATTTCTACCGGACCCTTGCCCCAGATTCGTCTATTTTTCGTGCAGGGTATGACGCCCATGAGAACCCCTGAAACTATGATCCATGAACCAGCCAAGAGAAATGACAAGTGCCAAGATTCAGTGATATCGAAAATGAGACCAGCCAACGGCGGTCCTAATAGGTTCCCGATCCCCTGACACAACAGACTGAGACCATAAGCGGTGGTGAATCTCTCAAGAGGTATCAGCTCGACCAGTATAACCGGCGTGAAGCTGAAATTACTCGCGAAGAAGAGACCGAACGCCGCGCATATGACAACGAGTAGCCAGTAGTACGCGGTGCATATCGACATCAGTATCGTCATTATACCGCAGGCGATTAGGCACCAGGTGTATGTTTTACTGACGTTCATCCAAGGCTGATCACCGGCCCATCCAAGACCAATCTGCAAACATAAGACGAGGGTTGAGGAAGAACCAAACGGAATCCAAGTACACTCGGTCGACTCGTTTTTCACAATTCCATGTGGCATCTGGTTCTTGTTTTGACCTTGTCCTGATCTCGAGGTTTTTAAGGACACACGTGGGTATAGGTTTCGCACAGAACAATTCCAAGTAACAAATTTCTCATCCGTTAACATTATGTCGCCGGCATTAATCACTCAAATGATAAACGACATCTCGACAATTGAGTTATACCTGCCGGGTGACGAGTGCACTCACCATTCCGATAGTATTCGTGATACCGATTATGCTGAGCAATTTCGCGGCATCGTCTTCGGTGTAACCGTTTCTCGTGAGGTGATCGGCAAGGTAGAAATAAGGCACAATGAACCATGTGAAAAGGAGGATAGTCGACAAGGAGAGCATGAGAAAGTGCAATTCCAAGAACATCGAGAAGTCCATCATTCCCTTGAGGAGCTCAAGCAGCTCACCGTACCATTTCTGAAACGGTAAAAATTGGTTTCCCGATAGAGGACGGATATTTCTTGGTGAACATCCGTTTCGCATGTCTACGAACCTCTTCGTTCTCTTTGGCAAGCGTCGTCATACTGTTTCTGTAAATGTCGGGACAGCTGCTGGCCCGCAATCTGTACTTGTGCAAATTCAACACCGCCCCTCTGTACATTACCGAATTCCTGTGCACCCGAATGTCTTTGAAGTAATGAGTATTGGTGTTGAACTGCCGACGCAGCCACGGAATCGAGTCCGTTCTCACGACCGTACCACCAAATCCTGGCAGGTGGTGCCTCGAGTGCGTTTTCGCTTTCTCAGCCTCAGCCATCTGGAGAAAAATTGGAATCGGAATGAGGGAGTGAAAAGGTGAGGGATTGCACTTGGCAGTACCAAACTCGACTCTTTTTCTCACCGCATGTGCAAGTTCCTTGGCAAGTAACGGGTTCGTCTCTTCCAAATCTTTCCTGGACATTCGTCGAGTTGCCAATAACTTTGTTGACGCATGCGTGGATCCGGAACGAGAGTCCTTGGTCGGTGCAACGGGCTTCGCTCTTTCCGTAGCTTGCTTGATCCTTTTCAGAGGAATGAGAAGTATGCTGCTTACTTGATACTCAAAATGGAAGTTCATCTAGAGTATCGATTTACTGACGTGCAATTTACTAAACAAGGCTAAATAACTACTTAATGTGCTTGTTCTTACTAGCGATGCAGTTTTTGCAGAAACAGGTAAACCATGATATAGGGTAATTTAGCTCAGCCATAGTGACGGTTAGTACGTTAGTTATGCGTGCTGAATTAAAAATCGCAGAAGACTCGAAACGCATTTAGGGGGCCCAAAAAAAGTGTGCATAACCAAATAAAAATCCAAAGAAAACGTAAGAAGCGTTCAGTCGTTACCTGGAATGTCGAGATTAGTAAAACAGTGTtagcgaaaataaaaaattgtgcagGATGCAGATATCAGACCAGGTATGTAACCTCATGGACATCGTGACGCCAGTCTTATTGGTGTTGGAAACTTCGCCGTTGGAATCGATCAGCTTCTTATCAGAAAAACTTCGGCACAATAAGAGACTTGGATAGTTCTCCAGTATAACGTTGTAGAGTCTTGAATTCCCCGAAAGTGATTCGAGGACTTCGAGCGGTACCTAAAAACGTGATCAGACATGATTGGTATGATATCCCGACGACGATGAGACGGGGAAAAGAAGCCCACCTTCTCACTCTGACGCACGAAGGTCGGCAGGTTGACGACGCTTCTGAAATTTCCACCCCGAGCATTCGGCTGGGCCTGAGTTGTGGTGCTGAGGCTCTGGAGAAGATATTCGGGCGCCTGACCGCTCTTGAGGAGCTTCCTGAGCTCGTCGACGCCGGGAAAATCATCCACGGGGCTGCCGGATGAGCCGCCGAGTTCAGACCAACCCGTTGACTTCTTGGGAGATCCCATGGTCCCCTGTTTCCGCTGTTCCTCGATCCACCACTCTGGATCCCGCATGACGGCGCCGCATACAATGAGGTTAAAGAAGGTTCCCGAGAGCAGAAGAGTGGTCCCACGCCATCCGTACTCTCGAATTAGGAAGGTGGTCAAGGGAGCGTAGACGAAGGTCCCGATACCGGTACCGCAGGCCCCTAAACCTACCGCTAAAGTGCGCTTCTTGTCGAACCAATAGGCGATGCTCACGACCGCTGTTACGTAACACAAACCCAGACCGACGCCCGCCAGCACCCCGAATGTCAAGTACATTACCTCGATGGACTGAGAAAATGAGCTCAGAACAAATCCTATCCCAGCAATGAAGCCACCCAGGATGGTCATCCGCCTGCACCCGTATCTGTCCACCAGGGCGGACATTATCGGCCCGGTAAGAAGCGGCACTGCCATGAAGAGCGAGCCGATCCAGGCTGTCTTTGCTTTCGACGCCTCAAACTCGTGGAGAAACTCGATGTAGAGAAGGCCAAAGCTGAAGGAGATACCATCGGCGGCCATGGATATCAGTAGCGACGCAACCACGACGACCCAGCCCCAGCCCCCGTCTGGGATCTTCGACTTGGTCTGCACCGCGTCCCCATCTTCGTCGTATATTTCCAAAATACTCTCCGAGTCGTCTATGGAGTCGAAGTCCCCCGGATCGTAGTCAAGGTACCCAGGGTTCCCGGTCACCGTCGTTTCCGGCTCCGAGTACTTCCTGTGCACCAGGATTCCCTGCGTTTTCTCAACCC
The sequence above is drawn from the Neodiprion pinetum isolate iyNeoPine1 chromosome 2, iyNeoPine1.2, whole genome shotgun sequence genome and encodes:
- the LOC124211142 gene encoding uncharacterized protein isoform X1, with amino-acid sequence MADKNQNFISESANPPLVETTQNGLYKGNNNAGLPGGARKEGLYTKKDGGGGGHGYASRHANMVKDSYLSKSTEEKIWNNNAEYSGEKGFAPIVGWQNDSPTVFPSSPVRGLEKMVSAGGLDGENQSSTSRSSGILQDSGRTEDLLFPSTPALTIDPSAESLGLDQDSENKPTLLSPGTDSTEDRVPPTPTQSFTASPNLTVGPSPTGPQSPEDGEKTKGVEKTQGILVHRKYSEPETTVTGNPGYLDYDPGDFDSIDDSESILEIYDEDGDAVQTKSKIPDGGWGWVVVVASLLISMAADGISFSFGLLYIEFLHEFEASKAKTAWIGSLFMAVPLLTGPIMSALVDRYGCRRMTILGGFIAGIGFVLSSFSQSIEVMYLTFGVLAGVGLGLCYVTAVVSIAYWFDKKRTLAVGLGACGTGIGTFVYAPLTTFLIREYGWRGTTLLLSGTFFNLIVCGAVMRDPEWWIEEQRKQGTMGSPKKSTGWSELGGSSGSPVDDFPGVDELRKLLKSGQAPEYLLQSLSTTTQAQPNARGGNFRSVVNLPTFVRQSEKVPLEVLESLSGNSRLYNVILENYPSLLLCRSFSDKKLIDSNGEVSNTNKTGVTMSMRLHTWIKQATERAKPVAPTKDSRSGSTHASTKLLATRRMSRKDLEETNPLLAKELAHAMAEAEKAKTHSRHHLPGFGGTVVRTDSIPWLRRQFNTNTHYFKDIRVHRNSVMYRGAVLNLHKYRLRASSCPDIYRNSMTTLAKENEEKWYGELLELLKGMMDFSMFLELHFLMLSLSTILLFTWFIVPYFYLADHLTRNGYTEDDAAKLLSIIGITNTIGMIGLGWAGDQPWMNVSKTYTWCLIACGIMTILMSICTAYYWLLVVICAAFGLFFASNFSFTPVILVELIPLERFTTAYGLSLLCQGIGNLLGPPLAGLIFDITESWHLSFLLAGSWIIVSGVLMGVIPCTKNRRIWGKGPVEMDRERDPEA
- the LOC124211142 gene encoding uncharacterized protein isoform X2, encoding MADKNQNFISESANPPLVETTQNGLYKGNNNAGLPGGARKEGLYTKKDGGGGGHGYASRHANMVKDSYLSKSTEEKIWNNNAEYSGEKGFAPIVGWQNDSPTVFPSSPVRGLEKMVSAGGLDGENQSSTSRSSGILQDSGRTEDLLFPSTPALTIDPSAESLGLDQDSENKPTLLSPGTDSTEDRVPPTPTQSFTASPNLTVGPSPTGPQSPEDGEKTKGVEKTQGILVHRKYSEPETTVTGNPGYLDYDPGDFDSIDDSESILEIYDEDGDAVQTKSKIPDGGWGWVVVVASLLISMAADGISFSFGLLYIEFLHEFEASKAKTAWIGSLFMAVPLLTGPIMSALVDRYGCRRMTILGGFIAGIGFVLSSFSQSIEVMYLTFGVLAGVGLGLCYVTAVVSIAYWFDKKRTLAVGLGACGTGIGTFVYAPLTTFLIREYGWRGTTLLLSGTFFNLIVCGAVMRDPEWWIEEQRKQGTMGSPKKSTGWSELGGSSGSPVDDFPGVDELRKLLKSGQAPEYLLQSLSTTTQAQPNARGGNFRSVVNLPTFVRQSEKVPLEVLESLSGNSRLYNVILENYPSLLLCRSFSDKKLIDSNGEVSNTNKTGVTMSMRIKQATERAKPVAPTKDSRSGSTHASTKLLATRRMSRKDLEETNPLLAKELAHAMAEAEKAKTHSRHHLPGFGGTVVRTDSIPWLRRQFNTNTHYFKDIRVHRNSVMYRGAVLNLHKYRLRASSCPDIYRNSMTTLAKENEEKWYGELLELLKGMMDFSMFLELHFLMLSLSTILLFTWFIVPYFYLADHLTRNGYTEDDAAKLLSIIGITNTIGMIGLGWAGDQPWMNVSKTYTWCLIACGIMTILMSICTAYYWLLVVICAAFGLFFASNFSFTPVILVELIPLERFTTAYGLSLLCQGIGNLLGPPLAGLIFDITESWHLSFLLAGSWIIVSGVLMGVIPCTKNRRIWGKGPVEMDRERDPEA